Proteins encoded within one genomic window of Prauserella marina:
- a CDS encoding zinc-binding dehydrogenase, whose protein sequence is MTVQTGKLAYMTEPGKLELREFPVPEPGPGALVMRTTRANVCGSELHIWNGKHPVKRSGGIGHEMTGVVAALGEGTDRDNAGAPLAVGDRIAVVYFQACERCFHCVRGEWNLCDNAYEHYAKQPTEWPHFHTSFATHYYATPRQHVYRVPDRVPDSVAAAANCALSQVMYGIDQAGFGPGQTILIQGAGGLGLYATAVAATRGIRTIVVDGVPARLEQARRFGADHTLDISAMPDADERRSWVHDLTEQHGPDGMIEVTGVPAAFAEGLSLIRRGGTYLVMGNLSPGSVVDYDPGLATRRALRVLHVDRYAPFYLKQALDFLAEEGGRFPFEGLVDAEFPLERIVDALDASARREVTRASIVMS, encoded by the coding sequence ATGACCGTCCAAACAGGCAAGCTGGCCTACATGACCGAGCCGGGCAAGCTCGAACTGCGGGAGTTCCCCGTTCCCGAGCCGGGGCCGGGGGCATTGGTGATGCGCACGACGCGCGCGAATGTCTGTGGCTCCGAGCTGCACATCTGGAACGGCAAGCATCCCGTGAAGCGCTCCGGCGGGATCGGCCACGAGATGACCGGGGTGGTCGCGGCGCTCGGCGAAGGCACCGACCGCGACAACGCCGGTGCCCCGCTCGCGGTCGGCGACCGGATCGCCGTCGTCTACTTCCAGGCGTGCGAGCGCTGTTTTCACTGTGTGCGCGGCGAGTGGAACCTGTGCGACAACGCCTACGAGCACTACGCCAAGCAACCCACTGAATGGCCTCACTTCCACACCTCGTTCGCGACGCACTACTACGCGACGCCACGGCAGCACGTCTACCGCGTGCCCGACCGCGTGCCCGACTCCGTCGCGGCGGCGGCGAACTGTGCACTGAGCCAGGTGATGTACGGCATCGACCAGGCCGGTTTCGGCCCAGGCCAGACGATCCTCATCCAGGGGGCCGGCGGGCTCGGTCTCTACGCCACCGCGGTCGCGGCGACGCGCGGCATCCGGACCATCGTCGTCGACGGCGTGCCCGCACGCCTTGAGCAGGCCCGCCGGTTCGGGGCGGATCACACGCTCGACATCAGCGCGATGCCGGATGCCGACGAGCGGCGCTCCTGGGTCCACGACCTCACCGAACAGCACGGCCCTGACGGCATGATCGAGGTGACGGGCGTTCCGGCCGCGTTCGCCGAGGGACTGTCCCTGATCAGGCGGGGCGGCACGTATCTCGTCATGGGCAACCTCTCGCCAGGCTCCGTCGTCGACTACGACCCGGGGCTGGCCACCCGGCGCGCTCTGCGCGTCCTGCACGTCGACCGGTACGCGCCGTTCTACCTCAAGCAGGCGCTCGACTTCCTCGCCGAGGAGGGCGGCCGGTTCCCGTTCGAAGGGCTCGTCGACGCGGAGTTCCCGCTCGAACGCATCGTCGATGCCCTCGACGCGTCGGCGCGGCGCGAGGTCACGCGCGCCTCGATCGTCATGTCGTAA
- a CDS encoding TRAP transporter large permease: MIDLSPATWLAIFVVGLGVLVLLRIPVAVALLVVSSVGAVLLYGFSPGIEMTVVSMVSGLATFTLTAIPMFILMGELLFRSGVAFSAIGAAERGLARLPGRLAFLSVGMGAVLGVLSGSVMASTAMLAGTLVPEMERRGYSRRLAVGSVLGSGGLAMVLPPSTVVIVWGATAGVPVGPLLIAGIIPGILMALGYAVVVGAWSAFFGGAERPAVLGKRSARASKERRESADSGAPAAVATMSEAPATIPKGPEGGSDDQRGSLLNLVALVGMIAGVLALILFGIATPTEAAAVAVGLTAVILVVQRRLTREVVVAALKHTLLATGMVFLIIAAATIYGRVMAGSGTVTAFVDGVTSITGNPTVLLIVMLGIVVLLGLFLESIAIVLLTIPLFMPIVHIAGFDPIWFGILMIIAIQIGTVTPPFGMSLFVMRQYAPKSMPMSEIYKAAVPFVLSDLAVVALLAFAPAIVTSLPSLV; encoded by the coding sequence ATGATCGACCTCAGTCCAGCGACGTGGCTCGCGATCTTCGTGGTGGGCCTTGGAGTTCTGGTGCTCCTGCGCATCCCGGTGGCCGTCGCGTTGCTCGTGGTGTCGTCCGTCGGTGCGGTCCTGCTCTACGGGTTTTCGCCCGGCATCGAGATGACCGTCGTGTCGATGGTCTCGGGGCTGGCGACCTTCACCCTGACGGCCATACCGATGTTCATTCTCATGGGCGAGCTCCTGTTCCGCTCCGGCGTGGCCTTTTCCGCGATCGGGGCGGCCGAGCGCGGGCTCGCGCGTTTGCCCGGCAGGCTCGCGTTCCTTTCCGTCGGCATGGGTGCCGTGCTCGGGGTGCTGTCCGGCTCGGTGATGGCCTCGACCGCGATGCTCGCGGGCACGCTCGTACCCGAGATGGAGCGGCGGGGGTACTCGCGCCGCCTCGCGGTCGGCTCGGTGCTCGGCTCCGGCGGGCTCGCGATGGTGCTCCCGCCGAGCACGGTCGTCATCGTGTGGGGAGCCACGGCAGGTGTCCCGGTCGGACCGTTGCTGATCGCGGGCATCATCCCCGGCATTCTCATGGCGCTCGGTTACGCCGTCGTGGTGGGGGCGTGGTCGGCCTTCTTCGGCGGCGCGGAGCGGCCTGCCGTGCTCGGGAAGCGCTCGGCTCGCGCGAGCAAGGAGCGGAGGGAATCCGCCGATTCGGGAGCCCCTGCGGCGGTCGCCACGATGTCCGAGGCCCCCGCCACGATTCCGAAGGGGCCGGAAGGCGGCTCTGACGATCAGCGCGGCTCGTTGCTGAACCTGGTCGCGCTGGTCGGCATGATCGCGGGCGTGCTCGCGCTCATCCTGTTCGGGATCGCGACGCCGACCGAGGCCGCGGCGGTGGCGGTCGGCCTGACGGCCGTGATTCTCGTCGTTCAGCGCAGGCTGACCCGCGAGGTCGTCGTCGCGGCACTCAAGCACACCCTGCTCGCGACCGGGATGGTATTCCTCATCATCGCCGCGGCCACGATCTACGGCAGGGTGATGGCGGGAAGCGGCACCGTGACGGCGTTCGTGGACGGGGTCACGAGCATCACGGGCAATCCGACAGTGCTGCTGATCGTCATGCTCGGGATCGTGGTCCTCCTCGGGCTCTTCCTCGAATCGATCGCGATCGTGTTGCTGACGATCCCGTTGTTCATGCCGATCGTGCACATCGCCGGATTCGATCCGATCTGGTTCGGCATCCTGATGATCATCGCGATCCAGATCGGGACCGTGACTCCGCCGTTCGGGATGTCGCTGTTCGTCATGCGCCAGTACGCGCCGAAGTCGATGCCGATGTCGGAGATCTACAAGGCGGCGGTCCCGTTCGTCCTTTCCGACCTCGCCGTCGTCGCGTTGCTGGCATTCGCCCCCGCCATCGTGACCTCACTCCCGTCTCTCGTGTGA
- the dctP gene encoding TRAP transporter substrate-binding protein DctP — protein sequence MSAPKYRRRAALRLGAGALASVVLSGCLSAGGGVVSQDGKVTLRLATTQTRDAPENLGLWKMIERLEKDAPWITIDYVGGPETIAPNDAAENVQSGALDLASVSSAYYTQILPEAEVFDLTPNAPAVDRESGALDVINNWHEEVGLRVLGVTISEMAYMLHFGSRWTEIDISRPDLTGWLMRGGPTQQPMLEALGAEVVNMPVGEIYTAMERGTIDGFAAGNSGMYDLGIAEPIKASYMAPYLTIRYPLLVNLQTWHSLDDRTREALDKAMTELEVSLPDIYRPVVEDEYQRWAEDGKELLEPTAAETERFQSRARDIGWELLEERAPRSTEVRDFYEAR from the coding sequence ATGTCAGCACCCAAATACCGGCGCAGGGCCGCGCTGCGCCTCGGGGCAGGCGCCCTCGCCTCGGTGGTCCTCAGCGGCTGTCTTTCGGCAGGCGGCGGCGTCGTGTCCCAGGACGGCAAGGTCACCCTGCGCCTGGCGACGACACAGACCCGTGACGCGCCCGAGAACCTCGGGCTCTGGAAGATGATCGAGCGCCTTGAGAAGGACGCGCCCTGGATCACCATCGACTATGTCGGTGGCCCCGAGACGATCGCCCCCAACGACGCGGCCGAGAACGTGCAGAGCGGAGCGCTCGACCTGGCGAGCGTGTCGAGCGCGTACTACACGCAGATCCTGCCGGAGGCCGAGGTGTTCGACCTGACACCCAACGCCCCGGCGGTCGACCGGGAGTCAGGGGCACTCGACGTCATCAACAACTGGCACGAGGAGGTCGGCCTGCGCGTGCTGGGCGTGACGATCTCCGAAATGGCCTACATGCTGCATTTCGGCTCGCGCTGGACCGAGATCGACATCAGCCGTCCCGACCTGACGGGCTGGCTGATGCGAGGCGGTCCCACCCAGCAACCCATGCTTGAGGCGCTGGGCGCGGAGGTCGTGAACATGCCGGTCGGCGAGATTTACACGGCGATGGAGCGCGGCACGATCGACGGCTTCGCGGCGGGCAACAGCGGGATGTACGACCTCGGGATCGCCGAGCCCATCAAGGCGTCGTACATGGCGCCGTACCTGACGATCCGCTACCCGCTGCTGGTGAACCTCCAGACCTGGCACAGTCTCGACGACCGCACGCGTGAGGCGCTCGACAAGGCGATGACCGAACTGGAGGTCTCGCTGCCGGACATCTACCGGCCTGTCGTCGAGGACGAGTACCAGCGCTGGGCAGAAGACGGCAAGGAATTGCTCGAACCGACGGCAGCCGAAACCGAGCGGTTCCAGTCACGGGCAAGGGACATCGGGTGGGAGCTGCTGGAAGAGCGCGCGCCCCGCTCGACCGAAGTCCGCGATTTCTACGAGGCACGATGA
- a CDS encoding TRAP transporter small permease, with the protein MKSAKAGPGQADRVLRAVTTASAVIAGAGLVYMALATIAGVVLRYVFRAPNRFLFESTEFALPLTVFFALGMVALYDRNVRVDLIPSRFVRTNHKLDVASRFVTAAIAGTFGWFAVQIFVRDLGTGIRMGSTFGLPRWILTLGLTVGLVLFAANELRTALERLHTGAPVSDERDATENVSEEGQA; encoded by the coding sequence ATGAAGTCCGCCAAGGCAGGGCCAGGCCAGGCCGACCGGGTGCTGCGAGCCGTGACCACGGCGAGTGCCGTGATCGCGGGCGCGGGTTTGGTCTACATGGCGCTCGCGACGATCGCGGGAGTCGTGCTGCGGTACGTGTTCAGGGCACCGAACAGGTTCCTGTTCGAGTCGACCGAGTTCGCGCTGCCGCTCACGGTCTTCTTCGCGCTCGGCATGGTCGCGCTGTACGACCGCAACGTGCGGGTCGATCTGATACCGAGCCGCTTCGTGCGCACCAACCACAAACTCGACGTCGCCTCGCGGTTCGTTACCGCGGCGATCGCGGGAACGTTCGGCTGGTTCGCCGTCCAGATATTCGTGCGTGACCTCGGCACCGGGATCCGGATGGGATCGACGTTCGGGCTTCCGAGATGGATTCTGACGCTCGGTCTCACGGTCGGCCTCGTTCTGTTCGCGGCCAACGAACTTCGTACCGCGCTCGAACGGCTGCACACCGGCGCCCCCGTCAGCGACGAGCGCGACGCCACCGAGAACGTGTCCGAAGAGGGGCAAGCATGA
- a CDS encoding shikimate kinase → MGTRGLVVIVGPPGSGKSTVGSLLARQLGVACVDADDEIEAAAGCTIGDIFTTHGEAYFREREEEVIAAGLARHSGVYALGGGAVLSEATRKLLSEHTVVFLHVGMAEGVRRTGMSTARPLLAGVNPRATYKALLEARLPIYREVATIEVATDDKTAGEVVAAIVEHLAGNMEQSSPERPDESFVE, encoded by the coding sequence ATGGGTACTCGCGGTCTTGTCGTCATCGTCGGTCCTCCCGGCTCGGGGAAGAGCACGGTGGGATCGTTGTTGGCGCGGCAGCTCGGTGTCGCCTGCGTGGACGCGGACGACGAGATCGAGGCGGCGGCCGGGTGCACGATCGGCGACATCTTCACCACCCACGGTGAGGCGTACTTCCGTGAGCGGGAGGAAGAGGTCATCGCGGCCGGGCTGGCGAGGCACAGCGGTGTCTACGCACTCGGTGGTGGAGCGGTTCTTTCGGAGGCCACCCGCAAGCTGTTGAGCGAGCACACCGTGGTGTTCCTGCATGTCGGCATGGCGGAGGGGGTCCGGCGGACCGGTATGTCCACCGCGCGCCCGTTGCTGGCCGGCGTGAATCCAAGGGCCACCTACAAAGCGCTGCTGGAGGCGAGGCTGCCGATCTACCGGGAGGTCGCGACGATCGAGGTCGCCACCGACGACAAGACGGCGGGCGAGGTGGTCGCCGCGATCGTCGAACACCTTGCCGGGAACATGGAACAATCGTCGCCTGAACGGCCAGACGAGTCCTTTGTGGAGTGA
- the aroQ gene encoding type II 3-dehydroquinate dehydratase, whose translation MRILVLNGPNLGRLGTREPAVYGATTHADLVSLCTGTGEELGVDVEVRQTDHEGELVGWLHEAADEGCPVVLNAGAWTHYSIAVRDAAAQLSAPLIELHISNVHKREQFRHHSVLSDVATGLIVGLGAEGYPLALRWLADKAT comes from the coding sequence GTGAGGATCCTGGTACTCAACGGTCCCAACCTCGGCAGGCTCGGTACGCGGGAACCCGCCGTCTACGGCGCGACCACCCACGCCGACCTCGTTTCGTTGTGCACCGGCACCGGTGAGGAACTGGGGGTCGACGTCGAGGTCAGGCAGACCGACCACGAGGGCGAACTCGTCGGCTGGCTGCACGAGGCCGCCGACGAGGGGTGTCCCGTCGTACTCAACGCGGGCGCCTGGACGCACTACTCGATCGCGGTGCGAGACGCCGCGGCGCAGCTCAGTGCCCCGCTCATCGAGCTGCACATCTCCAACGTGCACAAGCGGGAACAGTTCCGGCACCACAGCGTGCTCTCGGACGTCGCGACCGGGCTCATCGTGGGCCTCGGGGCCGAGGGGTACCCGCTCGCTCTGCGCTGGCTGGCTGACAAGGCCACCTGA
- a CDS encoding prepilin peptidase: MKLKRVYWNLIMFAAIGVLGTVGGVVGWSAALLLRGAARPATVSARWCALGVAASWSGVALRWAVSGLPGWWLPVPLAVTALAVPLALADLGHRRLPDVLTLPAYPILGAALCVAAVTGPEEGLAVRAMVGGAVFATAHLLVHAVAPNALGAGDVKLSGSLGGVLGATGWPALVVAAFAAAVVTLVLAGSAVLLRARRWREGVPHGPGMLAATCLIAVFPGSGWR; encoded by the coding sequence GTGAAGCTGAAGCGCGTGTACTGGAACCTGATCATGTTCGCCGCGATCGGCGTGCTCGGCACCGTCGGCGGGGTCGTCGGCTGGAGCGCCGCGCTGCTGCTCCGCGGGGCAGCCCGCCCCGCGACCGTGTCCGCGCGGTGGTGCGCGCTCGGCGTCGCGGCATCGTGGTCAGGCGTGGCCTTGCGGTGGGCGGTGAGCGGCCTGCCCGGATGGTGGCTGCCCGTGCCACTTGCCGTCACCGCGCTGGCCGTCCCGCTGGCCTTGGCCGACCTCGGGCACCGCCGTCTTCCCGACGTACTGACGCTTCCCGCGTACCCGATTCTGGGTGCGGCGTTGTGCGTGGCCGCGGTGACCGGCCCCGAGGAAGGGCTCGCGGTCCGCGCGATGGTGGGCGGCGCGGTGTTCGCCACCGCCCATCTTCTGGTGCATGCCGTCGCGCCGAACGCACTCGGAGCGGGTGACGTGAAGTTGTCGGGCAGCCTCGGTGGTGTGCTCGGCGCGACGGGTTGGCCCGCACTTGTCGTCGCCGCATTCGCGGCCGCGGTGGTGACGCTCGTGCTGGCCGGTTCGGCGGTACTCCTTCGTGCCCGCCGGTGGCGGGAAGGAGTGCCGCACGGACCGGGAATGCTCGCCGCGACGTGTCTGATCGCGGTGTTCCCCGGATCGGGGTGGAGGTGA
- the aroB gene encoding 3-dehydroquinate synthase, translated as MSEPVRIEVKTAQPYEVVVGRGLLGELTEMVRGASKVALIHPPTLTTTAEAVRAELNEAGADAHRVEIPDAEDGKALRVADFCWDVLGQMGLDRKGVVVALGGGAVTDLAGFVAGTWMRGVRLVNVPTTLLGMVDAAVGGKTGINTDAGKNLVGVFHEPSAVLVDLATLETLPPNELVAGMAEIVKAGFIADPAILDLIENDSAAAVDTQDDVLGELVRRSIKVKADVVSADLRESDLREILNYGHTMGHAIERRERYRWRHGAAISVGLVFAAELGRLAGRLDDATADRHASVLKSLGLPTTYDADALPQLLDGMRSDKKNRSGTLRFVVLDGLAKPGRLEGPDPALLAAAYSVIAGGSGQGGSVLL; from the coding sequence ATGTCCGAGCCGGTTCGTATCGAGGTCAAGACCGCGCAGCCGTATGAGGTTGTGGTCGGCAGGGGCCTGCTCGGCGAACTGACCGAGATGGTCAGGGGCGCGTCGAAGGTGGCGTTGATCCACCCGCCCACCCTGACCACGACGGCCGAGGCCGTGAGAGCGGAACTGAACGAGGCGGGAGCCGACGCGCACCGTGTGGAGATCCCGGACGCCGAGGACGGCAAGGCGCTGCGCGTGGCGGACTTCTGCTGGGACGTACTCGGCCAGATGGGTCTGGATCGCAAGGGCGTGGTGGTCGCGCTCGGTGGTGGGGCGGTCACCGACCTCGCCGGGTTCGTCGCGGGCACCTGGATGCGCGGGGTGCGGCTCGTGAACGTGCCGACGACGCTGCTCGGCATGGTCGACGCGGCGGTGGGCGGCAAGACGGGAATCAACACCGACGCGGGCAAGAATCTCGTCGGCGTCTTCCATGAGCCGAGTGCCGTGCTGGTCGACCTCGCCACGCTGGAGACGTTGCCGCCCAACGAGCTCGTCGCGGGGATGGCCGAGATCGTCAAGGCGGGTTTCATCGCCGACCCCGCGATCCTCGACCTGATCGAGAACGACTCGGCGGCGGCCGTGGACACCCAGGACGACGTGCTCGGCGAACTGGTGCGGCGGTCGATCAAGGTGAAGGCCGATGTCGTGTCCGCCGACCTGAGGGAATCGGATCTTCGCGAGATCCTGAACTACGGCCACACGATGGGGCACGCCATCGAACGCCGCGAGCGGTACCGCTGGCGGCACGGGGCCGCCATCAGTGTCGGCCTCGTGTTCGCGGCCGAGCTCGGCCGTCTCGCCGGCAGGCTCGACGACGCGACCGCCGACCGGCACGCCTCGGTGCTGAAGTCGCTTGGTCTGCCGACGACCTACGACGCCGACGCGTTGCCACAGCTTCTCGACGGTATGCGGTCGGACAAGAAGAACCGTTCCGGCACCCTGCGGTTCGTGGTGCTGGACGGGCTGGCGAAACCGGGCAGGCTGGAAGGCCCCGACCCGGCGTTGCTGGCGGCGGCCTACTCGGTGATCGCGGGCGGTAGCGGACAGGGCGGGAGTGTGCTGCTGTGA
- a CDS encoding beta-xylosidase, which produces MRTRQYRARIVAGALAMASALVAGACTAGSAQPQAQGAQPDIGGGGEQQAPSEPPQPLSTDNQRASAGVVAEGGADAVYNYGPTVMMDGGRTRMWWCSQYGSAPPPGDDILYAEADTPDGPFAGPGGGIPKAVFSGNPGRFDAVHTCDPSVIRVDGTYYMYYTGAAGDHALGNAIGLATSTDGQNWTRPSEEPVIKPAHDEHRDNTYGAGQPAAVYLDGWFYVMFTDTTGRAAGWNGAGQFLLRAKDPTFSAGVESLSPTGFSRVGDTGNVRTNSLVDAFSADLMWVDALAAFAIAHQTEHGTTITFWNRDFTATPYEPVLIPDEWQEGPGLVRQPDGHAPISETEPCARVPLDVIHATVIGKAKAPTGLRHFGLDVHGVDACSNPEQALAVLDGFAMPSPVRTMDVVAGGKIVRVDRRSVAEELAVHVLDERLPVLDELPVMARLEPGARAVGAPGLGTAFVLDDRLWPVTSTEAAARNDSEVEPVSRADWEAYPAGPTLGVRP; this is translated from the coding sequence ATGCGCACCCGGCAATATCGCGCGCGTATCGTCGCCGGCGCGCTCGCCATGGCGAGCGCTCTGGTCGCGGGAGCGTGCACGGCGGGCAGCGCGCAACCTCAGGCTCAAGGCGCCCAGCCCGACATCGGCGGCGGTGGTGAGCAGCAGGCCCCCTCGGAGCCGCCGCAGCCGTTGTCCACGGACAACCAGCGCGCCAGCGCCGGTGTCGTCGCGGAGGGCGGCGCCGACGCGGTCTACAACTACGGGCCGACGGTGATGATGGACGGCGGCCGGACCCGGATGTGGTGGTGCAGTCAGTACGGCAGTGCGCCGCCGCCGGGTGATGACATCCTGTACGCGGAGGCGGACACGCCGGATGGCCCGTTCGCGGGGCCGGGCGGTGGCATCCCGAAAGCCGTCTTCTCCGGCAATCCGGGGCGGTTCGACGCGGTGCACACCTGCGATCCGTCGGTGATCCGCGTCGACGGCACCTACTACATGTACTACACCGGGGCGGCGGGCGATCACGCTCTCGGCAACGCGATCGGCTTGGCCACCAGCACCGACGGCCAGAACTGGACGCGCCCTTCGGAGGAGCCGGTCATCAAGCCCGCCCACGACGAGCACAGGGACAACACCTACGGCGCGGGGCAGCCTGCCGCCGTCTATCTCGACGGCTGGTTCTACGTGATGTTCACGGACACGACCGGCCGCGCGGCAGGGTGGAACGGTGCGGGACAGTTCTTGTTGCGCGCGAAGGATCCCACCTTCTCCGCCGGTGTCGAATCGCTGAGCCCCACTGGGTTCTCCCGCGTGGGCGACACCGGGAACGTGCGCACCAACTCCCTTGTCGACGCGTTCAGCGCCGATCTGATGTGGGTCGATGCTCTTGCCGCTTTCGCCATCGCGCATCAGACCGAGCACGGCACGACGATCACGTTCTGGAACAGGGACTTCACCGCGACGCCTTACGAGCCGGTGCTCATCCCCGACGAGTGGCAGGAGGGGCCTGGCCTGGTCCGCCAGCCCGACGGGCACGCGCCCATCTCGGAAACGGAACCGTGTGCCAGGGTGCCGCTCGACGTCATCCACGCGACCGTGATCGGCAAGGCGAAGGCACCGACCGGGCTGCGGCATTTCGGGCTCGACGTGCACGGGGTCGACGCGTGCTCGAACCCGGAACAGGCGCTCGCCGTGCTGGACGGGTTCGCCATGCCCTCGCCGGTGCGGACGATGGACGTTGTCGCGGGGGGCAAGATCGTCAGGGTCGATCGCCGTTCGGTCGCGGAGGAACTTGCCGTTCACGTACTCGACGAGCGGCTGCCGGTGCTCGACGAACTGCCGGTGATGGCCCGGCTTGAGCCGGGGGCGCGGGCGGTGGGCGCCCCCGGGCTGGGGACGGCGTTCGTGCTGGACGACCGGTTGTGGCCGGTGACGTCCACCGAGGCGGCCGCCCGCAATGATTCCGAGGTGGAACCGGTCAGCCGCGCCGACTGGGAGGCGTATCCGGCTGGTCCGACGCTGGGCGTGCGGCCCTGA
- the aroC gene encoding chorismate synthase: protein MLRWITAGESHGPALAAILEGMVAGVEITTADLDEQLARRRLGFGRSPRMGFEKDRIDIIGGVRHGLTQGGPVAVQIENAEWPKWERVMAADPVEPAELAGLARNEPLTRPRPGHADLPGMQKYGFDEARPVLERASARETASRTALGTVARLFLRQLLGAEVVSHVVSIGGAEAPEGPLPGPGDLAAIDESPVRAFGTEATEAMVAEVDAVRKAGDTVGGVIEVIVYGLPPGLGSHVSGDRRLDARLAGALMGVQAMKGVEVGDGFTTARRWGSQAHDEIDRGSGPKGVTRRSNRAGGLEGGITNGEPLRVRVAMKPISTVPRALSTVDVETGEPAVAIHQRSDVCAVPRAGVVLESMVALVVADAALEKFGGDSLAESKRNVDGYLAGLEAWWDR from the coding sequence GTGTTGCGCTGGATAACCGCTGGTGAATCGCATGGTCCTGCTTTGGCGGCCATACTCGAAGGCATGGTCGCGGGGGTCGAGATCACGACCGCCGACCTCGATGAGCAGCTCGCTCGCAGGCGGCTCGGTTTCGGCCGGAGCCCGCGGATGGGCTTCGAGAAAGACCGGATCGACATCATCGGTGGCGTGCGGCACGGGCTGACGCAGGGTGGTCCGGTCGCGGTGCAGATCGAGAACGCGGAATGGCCCAAGTGGGAAAGGGTCATGGCGGCGGACCCGGTGGAGCCCGCCGAACTTGCGGGGCTGGCACGTAACGAACCGCTCACGCGCCCGCGCCCCGGCCACGCCGACCTGCCGGGGATGCAGAAGTACGGCTTCGACGAGGCCCGGCCGGTGCTGGAGCGGGCGAGTGCCCGCGAGACCGCTTCCCGCACGGCGCTCGGCACGGTGGCTCGCCTGTTTCTGCGGCAGTTGCTCGGCGCGGAGGTCGTCAGCCACGTGGTGTCGATCGGCGGCGCCGAGGCGCCGGAGGGACCGTTGCCGGGCCCTGGGGATCTGGCTGCCATCGACGAGAGTCCGGTGCGTGCCTTCGGAACCGAGGCGACAGAGGCGATGGTCGCCGAGGTCGACGCGGTCCGGAAGGCAGGCGACACGGTCGGTGGTGTCATCGAGGTCATCGTCTATGGGCTGCCGCCCGGTCTCGGCTCGCATGTGAGCGGCGACCGGCGATTGGACGCGAGGCTCGCCGGTGCTCTCATGGGCGTGCAGGCAATGAAGGGCGTCGAGGTCGGAGACGGGTTCACGACCGCTCGGCGGTGGGGGAGCCAGGCGCACGACGAGATCGACAGGGGCAGCGGGCCCAAGGGCGTCACGCGGCGATCGAACAGGGCGGGTGGCCTTGAGGGTGGTATCACCAACGGTGAGCCGCTGCGAGTCAGGGTCGCGATGAAGCCGATCTCGACCGTCCCCCGTGCTCTGTCCACAGTGGATGTCGAAACGGGGGAACCCGCCGTGGCCATCCACCAGCGTTCGGACGTCTGCGCGGTGCCGAGGGCCGGTGTCGTCCTGGAATCGATGGTGGCTCTGGTGGTCGCCGATGCCGCGCTGGAGAAGTTCGGCGGTGACTCGCTGGCCGAGTCGAAGCGCAACGTCGACGGTTATCTCGCGGGTCTCGAAGCCTGGTGGGACAGGTAG